In the genome of Flexistipes sinusarabici DSM 4947, one region contains:
- a CDS encoding IS5 family transposase, whose product MYYLLKTKGVVMEKYIESTVLDSMLDFKANDSTYLDKINSLIDWKKVKSILDKKYRWTKNTSGSRAYSPLLLFKILLVQSWEKLSDPQAEFALKDRLSVIRFVGVSVSGEVPDHSTISRFRSRLLELEIFDELFSEINRQLSESNLIVKSRKEAIIDATLVESSCRPRKVVNDIAEDRHEGDDDNDSSCGGSGGNNESNISYSKDTDASWLKKGNRAYYGYKQFFCVNSDGYILGEMVKSARESEVRNLAPLLQKLNLPKGTAIYADKGYSSESNRKDISGTYADMIMYKAARNKPLTGFQKFHNKAVSKVRYVVEQAIGLIKLHFGYTRSRFIGIDKVRLELSIHCMAYNLRKGALRMI is encoded by the coding sequence ATGTATTATTTATTAAAGACAAAAGGAGTTGTTATGGAAAAGTACATAGAATCCACAGTATTAGATTCAATGTTAGACTTTAAAGCTAATGATTCGACTTATCTTGATAAGATAAATTCACTTATAGACTGGAAGAAAGTAAAATCAATCCTTGATAAGAAATACAGATGGACTAAGAACACATCTGGCAGCAGAGCTTATTCCCCGTTACTTTTGTTTAAAATACTTTTAGTACAGTCGTGGGAAAAGCTGAGTGACCCTCAGGCTGAATTTGCCTTAAAGGATCGGTTGTCAGTAATAAGATTTGTAGGAGTAAGTGTATCCGGAGAAGTTCCGGATCACAGTACCATCAGCAGGTTTCGGAGCAGATTACTTGAATTGGAGATATTTGACGAATTATTTTCAGAGATAAACAGGCAGTTATCGGAATCAAATTTAATAGTGAAAAGCAGGAAGGAAGCGATAATAGATGCGACATTGGTAGAGTCCTCGTGCCGTCCCCGTAAAGTAGTAAATGATATTGCAGAAGATCGGCATGAAGGAGATGATGACAATGATAGTTCCTGTGGTGGTTCCGGAGGGAATAATGAAAGCAACATAAGTTATTCGAAGGACACTGATGCGAGTTGGTTAAAGAAGGGTAATAGAGCGTATTATGGCTACAAACAATTTTTCTGTGTAAATTCGGACGGTTATATATTGGGAGAAATGGTAAAGAGTGCCAGAGAGAGTGAGGTGCGGAATTTGGCACCTTTATTACAAAAGCTTAATTTGCCTAAGGGAACGGCAATATATGCAGATAAAGGCTACAGCAGTGAATCTAACCGCAAAGACATATCAGGAACCTATGCAGATATGATAATGTATAAGGCAGCGCGGAATAAGCCACTTACAGGATTTCAGAAATTTCATAACAAGGCAGTAAGCAAGGTTCGTTATGTCGTTGAGCAGGCAATTGGATTGATTAAGCTTCATTTTGGTTATACTCGTAGCCGATTTATAGGTATTGATAAGGTTAGGCTGGAATTGTCTATACATTGTATGGCATATAATCTGAGAAAGGGTGCTTTAAGAATGATTTGA